The DNA region TGAGCCAGCCTCAAAGGCTGAAGATAAAGCTGCAAAAAGAACCCTGTCCTATGGATTAATTGCGCTTTCAGGAGGACGTTGGGGTGATGTCGGTGCTGCACTCTTGGCTGGTCAAGAAGATTTAGCTAAAGATGCCGCTCAGCGTTGGGCAAGCTTATTTCCAAATGCTTTTTACATTGAAGTACAGCGCGGTGGTCATCCTCAGGATGAACAGCAACTCCAGCTGGCTTGCCACCTTGCCAGTGAAATGGATTTACCGATTGTTGCCACACATCCTGTGCAATTTATGCAGCGTAGTGATTTCATAGCCCATGAGGCTCGAGTCTGCATTGCTGAAGGTGAGCTTTTAGGCAATCCTCGTCGCACCAAGAAATTTAATGAAGAGCAATATTTTTTATCTCAAGCGGAGATGGAAAAGCGCTTTGCAGATTTACCAGTCGCACTCGCAAACTCAGTGGAGATTGCCAAGCGCTGTAATCTCTCTTTGACTTTGGGTCAGCCGCGTTTGCCAGATTTCCCAACGCCACCGGGTATTACGCTCGACGATTATTTATTGCAGCAATCAGAGATTGGTTTGAAGCGCCATATGGAGCGCAATTTCCCGGATGCTGCTGAGCGTGCCAAGGAAGAGGCTCGCTATCACGAGCGCCTTGTCTTTGAAGTGAAGACGATTGCTCAAATGGGTTTCCCAGGTTATTTCCTGATTGTTGCGGACTTTATTAACTGGGCGAAAAATAATGGCGTACCAGTAGGCCCAGGCCGAGGATCGGGTGCTGGCTCTTTGGTCGCTTATTCATTGGGTATTACCGATCTTGACCCACTGCGTTACAACCTTCTCTTTGAGCGCTTCTTAAATCCTGAGCGGGTATCGATGCCCGACTTCGATATTGACTTTTGCCAGCATGGGCGCGATCGCGTTATTCAGTACGTAAAAGATAAATACGGAAAAGATGCAGTTAGTCAAATTGCTACCTTCGGGACCATGGCTGCAAGAGCGGCGATTCGTGACGTGGGCCGCGTGCTTGAACAGGGCTATAACTTCGTTGACGGTATCGCAAAATTGATTCCAAACAAGCCAGGTCAGTACATGACTATTGAAATGGCCAAGAAGGAAGAGAAGCAATTAGGCGAGCGTGAAAAGAATGAAGATGAAGTGCGTCAGCTTTTAACTCTTGCACAGCAATTAGAAGGCATGACCCGTAACGTGGGTATGCATGCGGGTGGTGTATTAATTGCACCAGGTCGCCTAACTGATTTTTGCCCGCTGTATACGCAAGAGGCGAAAGACTCTAAGGACCAAGAGAGCGGTTCAGTCATTAGTCAGTTTGATAAAGATGACGTGGAGGCGATCGGCTTAGTGAAGTTCGACTTCCTGGGTTTAACCACCTTAACGATTTTGGCAGCCGCTGAGAAGTGGATTAAGACGCTACATGCCGACCGTAAAGATTGGAGCATCGGTGAAATTCTGCTCGATGATGAAAAGGCTTTTGAAGTCTTAAAGAATGCTAATACAGTCGCCGTCTTCCAGTTAGAAAGTCGTGGCATGCAAGGCATGCTTCGGGAGGCTAAGCCTGACCGCTTCGAAGATATTATTGCACTCGTTGCGCTCTACCGTCCTGGCCCAATGGACTTGATCCCGGACTTTATTGAACGTAAGCACGGGCGGCAAAAAGTAGAGTATCCGGATCCGCGTATTGAGCCGGTTCTGCGAGAAACCTACGGTATCATGGTCTACCAAGAGCAGGTGATGCAGATGGCGCAGATGATCGGCGGCTACTCACTGGGTGGCGCAGACATGTTGCGTCGCGCGATGGGTAAGAAGAAGCCTGAAGAGATGGCACAGCATCGCAAAATTTTTAGTGATGGTGCAAAAGTAGGCGGCATTACTGAAGGCAAAGCCAACGAGATTTATGACTTGATGGAGCGTTTTGCAGGCTATGGATTTAATAAATCCCATGCTGCTGCTTACGCGCTCTTGGCATATCAAACTGCTTGGCTCAAAGCCTATTACCCAGCTGAATTTATGGCAGCCAACTTATCGCTCGCAATGGATGACACCGATAAGGTGAAGATTCTGTATGACGATTGTTTAGCAAATAATATTCGCGTGTTCTCACCTGATATCAATACTGGCGTTTATGTATTCACGCCATTGCGTGCACCCGATGCGCCGCCGGATTCCCCTATTAGTCATATTCGTTATGGATTAGGCGCAGTAAGAGGAACTGGTGAAGCGGCAATCGAAGTAATTGTGAAAGCGCGCGAGTCCGGCGGCCCTTTTAAGGACCTATTTGATTTCTGTGCGCGCGTTGACCGTAGGCAGGTGAACCGTCGCGCCATTGAGGCATTGATGCGTGCTGGCGCCTTTGATAGTTTGTATAAGGACTCCATTCCTGCTGGTGGTAATCCTTACGATATTCGATCTACTCTATTGGCTTCTCTTGCGCGCGCAATTGAGGCTGCCGAACAAGCTGAAGCTTCAATTAATCAAGTGAGTTTGTTTGAGGTGGCGGGAGAAGATGATCGTCATTTGCCAGAGCTAGTCCGCGAATTACCTTGGTCTGAAAAGAAACGTCTCCAAGATGAGAAAAGCGCCCTAGGACTTTGTTTGACCGGTCATATGTTCGATGCCTATCGTGATGAGACGGCGCATTTCATTCGCCAGCCATTAGTCAAAGTGACCGAGGGCAAGGATCAGTTGATCGCTGGCATTATTACCTCTGCTCGGATGCTGACTGGTCAGCGTGGCCGCATGATGATTGCAACAATTGATGACGGTACTGCTGCGATTGAAGTGACACTCTATAGTGAAGTCTATGAACCCAATCGTTCTTGGCTCAAAGAAGATGAGTTGCTGGTGGCCAAGGTTAATATCACTCCCGATAAGTTTTCTGGTGGGGTACGAATTGTTTCTGAGGCGGTGATGGATATGACGGGAGCCCGTATGCGTTTTGCGCGTAACCTGCATCTGTCAATCGATTCAGCAATTGATCTCCAATCCTTACGAAGCCAAATCGGACCTTACTTGATGAGTAATCGGGTACGCGATCCCAGGTTAGGTCCTTCAGCAGCCTCTATGCCAAGCGCTAGCGAAGGCATGAAGGGTTTGATGCTTACTGCTGCAGTAACCACTAGTGGTGGAGCCTGTCTAATGCAGTTCCCAGATGAGTTGCGCATCTATCCAGATGATGCTTGCTTGCACAGCTTGAATCAAATTTTGGCAGCCAAGCAATCCAATACCGTTCAAGTTCAGTACCTCTAAGCGCGTATCAGTTTTATTTTCTTTATTTCTTCATTGCGTTTTGCAGTGCTTCGATTACTTGATTTGGGTCTAACTTGTCCAAGCACTCACTATTGCTACTTGCGCGATCCTCGCAACCCGCTTTGCGGCAGGGAACACATTCACCAGGCCCTTGCAAGATTGTGACATTACCAACCGTCTGCGAGCGAGCTCTTAATTGATACGGCTGTTCACCAACAAAACCGTTAGGCCATGGCCCAAAGTTGGTAGGTGGCGTTGGGCCAAATAAGGCAATGGTAGGTGTATTGCATGCGGCTGCTAGGTGAGTGATAGAAGTATCTACCCCAACATAAGCTATCGCTCCACGAATCAGCGTTCCTGCCTGTGGGATAGAGAGTAGGCCTGCGGTATTAACGACATGCTTACGGGTTTCTTCATTAAGCAATGAAAGAATATCTTGATTGAGCTGTAGATCTTGCTTGGCCGGGGATGCGCTCAGCACCACTTGCCAACCTTGTTTTGTAATCCATGTCAGCAATGTTTGCCAATACGCAAGTGGCCAACGCTTATAAGCGGTTAAAGGTCCAGGGTGCACTACGACATAAGGTGAATGAAGTTGAGCAGCAATGCTTGGGGTAATCGGATCACCAGCGGGAGCTGTTACTGAGATTGGTTTCTTAAATAATTCCAGTGGATTTTTATAAAAGATCTCTAGTAGACGAAGCTTTTCAGTAATGACATGTTGCGCAAAATAATCTACGTCAACTGTGTGCAAGCTGATCGCCTTTTTCCAGGCATTTTGTTTATCACTTTTACTTTTCTTAGTCTTATCTTGCTCAGTGAGGCCTTGAGGATGGCCGCCCAGCACGCCCACGCGGTGATGAGCTGCTACGAGACCATAAAAATAGGCGCGATCACTGGGTTGGGTGACTACTGCTAGGTCATATCGTTGAAAGAGTGTGAAAAGTAAAGAGAAATACTCTTTGAGTTTGGGGCGGTCAGAACTTTCGATTATCTGGGTAATATCGGGGTTGCCTTTGAGCATCTCAAGCTTACCGCGGTAGCCTAAAAAGTGAAACTCCGCATCTGGCCACAATTCACGAGCTTGTGAAATGAGCGGTGTAGTGACAAGGACATCCCCAATTTGGCGAGTCGCAATAAATAAAACTTTTTTAGGCTTCAGTGCTGAGAATGCAGTCATGGGGCTAATGTAACTCAATCCTACCGAGCTTTAGCCAGAATTTTTTCACGGACGCGACGTGCATTTTCTGCGGCATTGGATTGATCGTTGATACGGTGGTAGAGATGCAGCACTTCAGTTGCCCAAGACCCAGATTTACGAATCAAGCCTGTGTTTTGAAGTCTAAAAACAAAATCGGCATCTTCATGCCCCCAGCCTGTCATAGTCTCATCAAATCCACCTATGGTCAGGGCATCAACTTTCCAGCAGGCCATATTGCAGCCTTTAATACGGCGCCAGACAAATTTTTTGTAGTTGCGCCAGGCACCATCACCCAGCTTGATTGTAAGAGGCCAGTACTTATTGATACCACCGGATAGTCGATAGCTTAATAAGTTATCAGTGAATTTCTTGAAATCCCAGTGTGGCCATGAAAGTAACTGCTTGCTGAGTTCGTTGTTCAGTAATACACGACTACCTGTCACTAGATGGTTCGCCTGAGAAAGTAAACAGTGTTGTGCAATAAAGTCCGGCTGAACAATGCAATCACCGTCAAGAAATATGAGATAGTCACCGTGCGCTGCTTGAATGGCTTGATTGAGAATACGGGTCTTGCGAAAACCTTGATCTTCTTGCCAGAGATGGGTGATTTTTACTGGGAAATTTTTTTGGGCTGCTTCTATGAGGTCTTTTGTATCTTGGGTGGAACCATCATCGGCAATGATGATTTCAAAATCTAAATCGGTTTGAGTGCTAAGTGACTCAAGACAGAGTTTGAGGGCTTGCGGCCAGTTATAGGTCGCCAGAAGAACGGAGATCATTTGCTAGCAGAACGATTGGGGTTTACTTCTTGGTGCAATTGCCATAACTTCATGTAGCGATAGTAGGTTCCTTGGCCATTCGAGATTGCCAATGCAAAACCCTGAGGGCCGTCTAAAAAACCAAGTCGTATGAAGTAGGTTCGAGTAAAAGCCCAGATACCATGAAGCACTGCAGTTAAAGGACTACTCTTTTTGCCTTTAGAAAATGCCTGCTCTGCTGAAGCTGTTGAATAGCGATCTAGCTTCTGGAGCACTTGCGAGTAGTTCATGAAGCTGTAATGCAGCATCGGATTTTCTAGCTTGGCAACTTGCCCACTAGGAATCAGTCGCTCATGAACCAGATCATCTGAGAAGCGGGCAGTACCGCGCTTAAATAATCGATCTACATAATCTGGATTCCAGCCAGAATGCCGAATAAAACGTCCGCAATACCAAGATAGGCGTGGAATTGCAAAACAGTCAACATGGGCTGAATGATGAATAGCTGTCAGAATCTCACTTCTGAGGGCCGGGGTAAGGCGCTCATCAGCATCTAAAGAGAGCACCCATTCGCCAGTTGCCAGGTCTAAGGCGCGATTCTTTTGAGGCCCAAATCCAGGCCAATCTGCTGGCTGGCTGATGATTGCCCCATGGTGTTTGGCGATTTCTAGGGTCTTATCCGTGCTTTTGGTATCGACCACCACGATTTGCTGGGCAATCCCCTCCAGGGAGGCCAAGCAATCGACCAAATTGGCTTCTTCATTGCGAGTGATGAGTATGACGGATAAGGTGGGCATAATTCATTATATGAATGCTCAAGACCGTACCGCCCTAAATCGCTTAATTCAGTACCTTAAGCCCCATATTGGCTTAATTATTGGATCTTTATTGGCCATGGCGCTGGTTGCTGGCGCAGAAACCTCTATTCCGGCCCTCATGAAGCCTTTGCTAGATCGAGGTTTTACTGGCCAGATGGATCAAAAACTCTGGCTGGTGCCAGTTTTCTTGGTCGGCCTAGCTTTTGTGCGGGGTATGGCGCAATTTTTATCTAGCTATCTTTTAAATCGTGTCATCAACATTGTTTTGCTGAAGATGCGTATGCAGATGTTTCAAGCCTTATTACATTCAAGCACTACTTTTTTCCAAAAGAACTCTGCATCCAGCTTAATTAATGCGGTAGTTTTTGAGGTAAATAATGCCCTCTCCATTATGGGTGGCATGTTGATTAGTTTGGTACGTGATTCCCTTACAGTGGTCGGATTGATTGGCTATCTGATTTACTTAAATTGGCAGCTGACATTGGTAGTGCTGATGATTTTCCCAATCATCGCTTTCATCATTGGAAAAATTAATAAACGCTTGCGCTCGCTGAATCGTGAGCAGCAAACAATGACGAGTGAGCTCGCTTATATCGTTGAAGAGTCAGCCGCTGGATATAAGATTGTGAAGGTACATGGCGCAGAGGAGTACGAGATGCGCCGCTTTATGGAAAAAGCAGATCGCCTTCGCCAATTTGCTTTGAAATCAGCGGTTGCTGGCGGTCTGAATCAGCCAATTACCCAAC from Polynucleobacter sp. AP-Elch-400A-B2 includes:
- the dnaE gene encoding DNA polymerase III subunit alpha, which produces MASPRFVHLRVHSEFSITDGVVRIDAAIAAAEKDDMGALALTDLSNLFGLVRFYTAARSGGIKPIAGADVWVSNPQDPDQPHRLLLLVQNHSGYLNLCQLLSKASLENQSRGRAEVDLKWFSEPASKAEDKAAKRTLSYGLIALSGGRWGDVGAALLAGQEDLAKDAAQRWASLFPNAFYIEVQRGGHPQDEQQLQLACHLASEMDLPIVATHPVQFMQRSDFIAHEARVCIAEGELLGNPRRTKKFNEEQYFLSQAEMEKRFADLPVALANSVEIAKRCNLSLTLGQPRLPDFPTPPGITLDDYLLQQSEIGLKRHMERNFPDAAERAKEEARYHERLVFEVKTIAQMGFPGYFLIVADFINWAKNNGVPVGPGRGSGAGSLVAYSLGITDLDPLRYNLLFERFLNPERVSMPDFDIDFCQHGRDRVIQYVKDKYGKDAVSQIATFGTMAARAAIRDVGRVLEQGYNFVDGIAKLIPNKPGQYMTIEMAKKEEKQLGEREKNEDEVRQLLTLAQQLEGMTRNVGMHAGGVLIAPGRLTDFCPLYTQEAKDSKDQESGSVISQFDKDDVEAIGLVKFDFLGLTTLTILAAAEKWIKTLHADRKDWSIGEILLDDEKAFEVLKNANTVAVFQLESRGMQGMLREAKPDRFEDIIALVALYRPGPMDLIPDFIERKHGRQKVEYPDPRIEPVLRETYGIMVYQEQVMQMAQMIGGYSLGGADMLRRAMGKKKPEEMAQHRKIFSDGAKVGGITEGKANEIYDLMERFAGYGFNKSHAAAYALLAYQTAWLKAYYPAEFMAANLSLAMDDTDKVKILYDDCLANNIRVFSPDINTGVYVFTPLRAPDAPPDSPISHIRYGLGAVRGTGEAAIEVIVKARESGGPFKDLFDFCARVDRRQVNRRAIEALMRAGAFDSLYKDSIPAGGNPYDIRSTLLASLARAIEAAEQAEASINQVSLFEVAGEDDRHLPELVRELPWSEKKRLQDEKSALGLCLTGHMFDAYRDETAHFIRQPLVKVTEGKDQLIAGIITSARMLTGQRGRMMIATIDDGTAAIEVTLYSEVYEPNRSWLKEDELLVAKVNITPDKFSGGVRIVSEAVMDMTGARMRFARNLHLSIDSAIDLQSLRSQIGPYLMSNRVRDPRLGPSAASMPSASEGMKGLMLTAAVTTSGGACLMQFPDELRIYPDDACLHSLNQILAAKQSNTVQVQYL
- a CDS encoding glycosyltransferase family 9 protein — its product is MTAFSALKPKKVLFIATRQIGDVLVTTPLISQARELWPDAEFHFLGYRGKLEMLKGNPDITQIIESSDRPKLKEYFSLLFTLFQRYDLAVVTQPSDRAYFYGLVAAHHRVGVLGGHPQGLTEQDKTKKSKSDKQNAWKKAISLHTVDVDYFAQHVITEKLRLLEIFYKNPLELFKKPISVTAPAGDPITPSIAAQLHSPYVVVHPGPLTAYKRWPLAYWQTLLTWITKQGWQVVLSASPAKQDLQLNQDILSLLNEETRKHVVNTAGLLSIPQAGTLIRGAIAYVGVDTSITHLAAACNTPTIALFGPTPPTNFGPWPNGFVGEQPYQLRARSQTVGNVTILQGPGECVPCRKAGCEDRASSNSECLDKLDPNQVIEALQNAMKK
- a CDS encoding glycosyltransferase family 2 protein — encoded protein: MISVLLATYNWPQALKLCLESLSTQTDLDFEIIIADDGSTQDTKDLIEAAQKNFPVKITHLWQEDQGFRKTRILNQAIQAAHGDYLIFLDGDCIVQPDFIAQHCLLSQANHLVTGSRVLLNNELSKQLLSWPHWDFKKFTDNLLSYRLSGGINKYWPLTIKLGDGAWRNYKKFVWRRIKGCNMACWKVDALTIGGFDETMTGWGHEDADFVFRLQNTGLIRKSGSWATEVLHLYHRINDQSNAAENARRVREKILAKAR
- a CDS encoding glycosyltransferase family 2 protein, whose product is MPTLSVILITRNEEANLVDCLASLEGIAQQIVVVDTKSTDKTLEIAKHHGAIISQPADWPGFGPQKNRALDLATGEWVLSLDADERLTPALRSEILTAIHHSAHVDCFAIPRLSWYCGRFIRHSGWNPDYVDRLFKRGTARFSDDLVHERLIPSGQVAKLENPMLHYSFMNYSQVLQKLDRYSTASAEQAFSKGKKSSPLTAVLHGIWAFTRTYFIRLGFLDGPQGFALAISNGQGTYYRYMKLWQLHQEVNPNRSASK